The genomic stretch attcAGGGGACAGCATTAGGTCTGCAAAGtcggaattggttttaaaaaaattatcaaactccAACAACATTCAAAAGGCTGCATGGCAAATTATCAATGATTTAAATCCgagtaaaaagagaaaaaattttaaaaccattttcattttttgacaCCGGAAGGAGTTGTAGAGCAAGACCCTCGTGTTGTGTCTGAGGGTTGGGTTTCAATGAATTTTTTAGCCGGGTCGGAACACGACTGAACTCGTTACAACCCTCATCATCAGTAGAGTGCTATAGGTCATCTGAGCATGTTAGGTCCTTCTTTGTACTTGACGCCAACAGAtgaatttgaagttttgaaagtaatcaaAATCAATACGCACGAGTAACTCCTCAGGAAAAGATGGGATATCATCAAAAATTCTAAAGTCCTGTGCCGAACTTTTTGGCTGTGCCTCTAGCTCATTTAACAAATGCATCTTTCCAAACTGGAGTTTTTCCTCAACCTCTCAAAACAGCAATTGTGAAgcctttgttttaaaaatggaaatcatCAGGGACCCAgaaaactacaggccaatatctATACTCTCCACATTTTCTAAGGTCTTGGAAAGGCTCTTTCTTATCCGTCTTGAATCTTTCCTTGAATTGAACAAGGTGGTCTGTCACCAACAATTTGGGTTTTAGAAAGGGTGTTTCTACTAcagatgcaatatttaattttgtatcagagATTGTTTCTTCGCTTGATGATCACAGGTACACCTTTGCTCTGTTTTTGGACCAAAGTAAGGCGTTTCGATGTAGTACCTCACATATTTGTTACTTGAAAAAGTCCGACAGGTCGGTATTAGAGGCAGGGCTTATGATTGGGTTTCATCTTTTGTGCTCAACCGAAAACAAGTGGTGGCTGTTCCATATATTGACAGTTCGGATTGCCTGGGCACATACGAGTCGAAGGAGTTGTCTACTTTGACAGGTGTGCCACAGGGTTCCGTTCTCGGACCTATACTTTTTCTCTTATTTGTGAATGATATCCCTACCAGCTGTAAATATGGGTAACATATTATGTCTtttttttgctgatgacacatccTTCAGCATTTCCAATGGAAACAGAGAGCGACTagaaactgatatatttattcagagtAGTTCTTTGTTGCAATGGCTGGAAAAAAAACCAACTTCATGTAAATGTAAAGAAGACAAAACTTGTTGAATTCTATTTAAGATCGTCTCGAACAGATGCAAACTCTTCTGATATAGTCATTGGCGACTTTCGTCTTAGTCCTAGTCCCAGCGCTGATTTTCTGGGTCTGGTAATTGATTGTAATTTGTCCTTTCACAATCACAtcgacaaagtaattaaaaaattaagcagcagTCTGTTCATCTTACGAAGATTGGCTACTTTTCTCTAGTAAAGATGTTTTTGCTGACAGCTTACTATGGGTGCTTCTACACTTACATGAGTTATGGCTTGATCATATGGGGTCATGAATCCACTAAGACTAAAGCCTTCTTGTTTACCCTCCAGAAGAAAGCCATAAGAGTGATATGTGGACTCAATCGTTTTCAGTCATGTAGaggtttttttagacaaaataaattgttgacgTTTCCTAGTCTATATATACTGGAATGTTttgacatttgtctttaaaaacaaaacacctTTTTCCAGTACAACAGTCAAATTATAATCTCCGCGGTAAAAATTCCTTAACTCTtccaaaacattcaacaacattctttgaaaaaacaaaccctttactcttgcataaaatttttcaataacttgccATCTTGGGTTTCAAGGAGGCCAACACTTCAATATCATTTAGGAGGAAGATAAAGTGCTTGTTATCtgaaaaggaatattatagtactaattgttttctaattgataaggacctttagtttattttagaaactaggctagttcatttttcaatgtacactgacgattgttatgcatgtaaatgtcttcaacaataaaataatttgatttgatttgatttgaaatagttACATTCAGGTGCCTACGCTTTGTCTAACATGGTTTCATTTCTTGAAACAGGTTTTGTAGTCACTTTTTGGAACCACAAAAAGTTGCTCTGTCGCATTTTGTTGAATTTGAATATATCCTGAAGTACGTATATTTTCACTTGATATTTTTGTTAGAGGAACTGAAAAAAGTGACAAAAATACCATGTAATAGATAGAGATGAGATGTTGAGTTGAcacaactaattaataaaattataaatacaatattcaatCTTCTTCCTAAGGATTAGAATTCCCAGTACCTCCACAAAGCTAGAATGGAGACAAAACCTGGAGTAAATTGATCTTATTAAAggtcaataatttaatttgtaattgtttattggAAAAGAAGAAATTAAAGTGACTGAACAATAtaatacttacttactcttactccctcGGCGCTACAACCCTCCATGGGTCTTGGCCTGGTGAATCAGTAGTCTCCATTGGGGTCTGTCCTCGACGACCTCTCTCCAATTTCTTGCTCCAATCTTTCTTAGGTCAGCAACCACATCGTCTCTCCATCTCATCCGAGGTCTTCCCTTGGGCCTTGTATTAGGAGGAGTCCACTCAGCAACCTTCTTCACAACTCTGTTGTCGTTCATTCTCGTCAGATGTCCGAGCCACCTAATTCTTTGGGCCTTAATGAAGCATACAATATCCTCACCGCTCAAAAAATCAAGCAGGTCCTGATTTTTTCGCCTCCTCTATGTTCCTTGTCTTAATTCAGGACCGTAAATTcttcttaaaatctttctttcaAATATTCTCAATCTATTTATGTCCTGTTTGGTGAGTGTCCACGCTTCGCAACCATAAACTACAACAGACctgattacagttttataaattctcaGTTTGGCCTCTTTATGAAGAATGTTGGAGCTGAAAAGTTTCTTAAATGCAAAGTAACATCGGCCTCCCGCGGCTATCCTTGTGTTAATTTCTTCAGTCACGCTGTTGTTTGCAGTTAGAGTTGATCCAAGGTATTTAAAACTTACTACGTTTTCTACCTCATTGCCATTTACCTCCAGATCCACTCCTCTTTGTCCCATTCTTGTCATTTTCAGGTACTTAGTTTTTTCCCAGTTAATAGTCAATCCAACTTTGCTCACCGCTCTTTCAATATCTTCCAGCTTCTCCAACATAGCTCTCTGACTTCTTGCAGCTACAACAATATCATCAGCATATGCTGATAACTGACTCATTCTATATGTGATATCACCTACACAATCCACCTTTCTCAATGCCGCTTCCAGAACCAGAATGAAGATTAATGCTGATAAGGAATCGCCCTGCCTGACCCCTGTTTTTACGTCAAATGGTTCCGTCAACTCATTATTGACTCTAACCATGGCTATGGATCCTTCCAGTGTTAGCATTACGAGCTTTATGATTTTCTGTGGTACTCCTAAGTGTTTAAGACAAACTTCCATCCTCTGTCTATTCACCTTGTCAAAAGCTTGTCCTAAAGTCCACAAAAACACAATGCAGGTCCGTTCCAAATTCAgcacatttttcaaacaattgtCTTACCATAAAAATGTTGTCCATTGTTGATCGTCCACCCCTGAAACCACATTGGTAATCTCTTATACAATGTTCTCCATAGTCTACTAACCTGCTATGTATAAGTATGGACAATACTTTATATGTAACATTGAGAAGCGTAATTCCCCTATAGTTTCTACAATCTCTCCTGTCCCCCTTCTTGTATATAGGTATGATCAGTCCTTTCTTCCACTCCTCTGGCATTCTTTCTTGTTCCCACACTTTCGATATAAGTTCATGGCTAACCCTCAACAGCTCTTCTCCGCCATACTTCAGCATCTCTGCTGTGATAGTGTCGCTTCCTGGGGACTTATTGTTTCTCATCTTCCTTATTATTTCATCTATCTCTCTCTCCTGGGGGGGTTGTACAAAGTTATCAACCTGCTGTGGTATCTCAAGATCAATTTCTGGTAGCAGAATGTCCTGTTCTTTGAGTAAGTCTTTGAAATATTCTTTCCATCTTGTCTTGATTTCCTCCATCTCTGTTATCACGTTTCCTTCTTCATCAAGATGTACTTGTGATTTTGCCTGGTATGCATCCGTAATATTTCtcatattcttgtaaaatttcctGCATTCTTTCTGCTGGTAGTTTCTCtctaattttttctattttactgtTTGCTgcttctctttttttttttttttcctcctCATAAGTCTGTTTGCTTAATGTTCTTTCTCTTTTGTAATTCTCCACGTTTGCTCTGGTTCCAACTTGCAAAAGCTTTTTCCTAGCCTGATTCTTAGAGTATgaacaatataatacatatgcAATtgttagaattatatatttttttcatcactCAGTATGGTAATGGGCTACTTTCTAATACATCTGAGAtctgtaaaagtaatttttccCTCGCAGCTAACCTGATTTTCCCTCTTCCAAACATTTACTTTCCCTTTTGTAAACAATTCTTTTCATACGTAAACATCTCTTTCCACGTATAAACGGTTGAAATCTGTTATTTGTTTGACGGTCCTATGttcaaaacagctgattttaatacaaagaataaattataaaatattgtttggttccttatggaagaataattactagactatgaaatgtcagataatcttttaaaagatttcatgtgCATTCAATACTTGTCTCAAAAGTTCTATTGCAGGGCtatatagcattttatattttcctaaatgcAGTCTCGCCCCACAATAGGTAACTTTTGAAACTATTTATGAAATGTTCTATAATCCTTATCAATATGaggaagaatatttattttcttttgttataatGCTAATAACTCTTTCTTTCTtgctataatatgtttttttctatttaacagtattttttaattctcaaatGGCCTTTTTTGTTTTGGGGAAAATGCTAATGTACCTTCAATAGTTAGAGTTACTGACCTTTACTCAATTTTTCATCTCCTAAAAATGACTTTAGTTGCTTATTTTGAATCTTAAAGATCAAAACCTTTTATACGATTTGTTTGTGtaggaaaatactttaaaaccaGTCTCAAAGGGAGGTGACAAGACTGATGAGGAAGTAACACCACCAAAAAAACCTgggtaaaaactttttcaaacaaattttattagtattttatcatttaaatctatgatggaaaaggaatatttgttaaatctatccaaaatataacaaaatttattatttgtgtaaatttattagaaatagcTCTGTCTCAAATTATAGAAGCTAATCTGGGAAGGAGAAATATTGTCCTTTAACCCTTGTTCTAAACAGTAAAACAACTTGAGATATAATGTGTAATTTGTATGGTTTGTTTTTAACATGGTACATTTTCTAACATTTCCaacatttacagtatataaaaagcTATTCAGAGCTATTGCCTTGAGAGTTTTCTACTATAAGCAGCCTACACTTTCCTAACTATTACCAGAACGGTTATTAGCATGAGGggtttcataattataaaatgtttctgtGGTCATCAATATAGCTAATGAGTTAAGATCTCAGTCAAGGCTAGCACTGAGGGGTTGAGAGAAGAATTAAAAAAGTGGCAGCAGTGTAAGGGGTGGTTTGAAGGTAACCCCTAACCCCAGCTCCGCCATCCAAGCTGTCAGGAAACTCTATTCGGGTTCCAACACGTCCGTGGTGGTCAGAAATCATCTCCACTCTTGAGCCACGCCTTTCAATTTTCTGACATTGTCACAAAACTTATTCAATAGAACTATCATTAATACCACAATGTTTTCAACACAGACtagaattttttaagaaaaatgtttattataatggTCAACTATGTATTTGGGATGTATTCCcaatcatattaaaaattgtacatctCAGcataaattttcacaattattaaacaatttttaactaacCTGACAATATATGGAATTGATGAATTACTTCTGCAACATATTGGCAACATCACTGTATAACTCTGCAAATACTTTAGCTTTAGTTTTACCTATTTAGGATTAATTGTCACTGACACTATTCGATGCACACCTGTGCAATAGTGAATAGAgagtttttgaattgaatttaattgaattcacGATTGtaccttttaaaaacaaactttcccCATTTAAATTCTGTTACTGTACCTTAATATTCCTAATAATGTCAAGTGATTTACCCTCAAATTGGGTTATCCTGAAGTGAACTGCAGTCTGCTCCTTATTCCTTAagctatagttttattttgtgcAGCGGTTTTAAAAGCTTCATGAAGAGTAATACCATTATTCAGGTCACTGTTGTTGTTGCACTTGAATGAAGACTATTTAAAGTGGTGGTTACAAAGGATAaaccttaatttaattaattccgCTGCACAATCTACAGAAATTGGCTGCAGCTCACAATAATACgagaagaaatatattaaatatcattatcCAAAAATAACTAGCCACCAAGTAGGTTTGATGCTTTACAAGATATAGTTATTCATGGCTTACTAACTGAActggaatatttaataatatatattattgggTAAGACGAATAAGTATTCATGAAATCAAGAATCATTCCAATATCAAAATCTTGATTATGAACCTGAAAAtagttctttttaattaataacatatgcTTGCTTATACAGTAAagcctttaaaatatatttcttattgcaGCAGCATTCAGTTGTTTCAACCATTTACCTATACAAAGGCAATAACTTCCAATTCaagacatttaaaacatttattaaaaataaatgcataaagCTAAATTTATTTCTATGGGAGATTCTtgactgtttattattattcGTGATTATCTTGCCATTTGAGTTGCATATCAAGATATCTTATTAGCTATTGTTGTTGaagatggaaataaataattagttttgattCATTCAATCAAATCATTGAATGTCTGACTCTTATGAGTTGATTCCAGGAGTTGTTCAACTGAACTGttgatttaatgtaattaaaatgtgaTCTCACAATACAATTGCTGTTTGTAGATTCCATCAATGTCCAATCGATCCACAAAAAGTAGATCAGTTGTTAGAGGATTTGACTCAAGTGAAGTTTGATTTAGAAGATTTGACTAGCAAAGTGAAAACTATGGAGGGGGCCACtggtaaatataaaaaccatacatcaaaattcatttaatgttttgaaataatagaaAGACCAGTTTGGAAAACTGTATTTACAATGTTGAAATTAAAGCATATTCAACTTGGTTTTGAGTACAGTATGACAACTAAACATTTCTAGAGTTTTTACACCTTCATCACGGCTCTTTACTGGGTAATCTTAATTAGTGACATAAGAATACTACACCGTAAAGTATCTgttgcagtcaacatgttaagcTGATTAAAAAGACATTTGTAGTGGGAATATCacatttaaaaccattataaaagCTATCAAATGAGTGCCATAAACTGGATTTGTGCTTCAACAAAGTTTGTGTTTGCTAAATATGTAAGTATTTACTTGATTATTTCCGTACGTTTTCTCAGACTGAATTCTTTAATACAGTAGTCAGTTGGGTTTTTATTAACGTGTCATTACATGTCACCTTTTTTGTGCATAAGTGTATGCCCTGTAGCACTTTGCTCACATATGTTTTTAATGGCTGTACAAATGATAAAAATCATACCTGCTGCatatgtatgaaatattataactataGCTGTAAATCAGGGCAACTTGTGTATCTTTGTAGACGATACATTATTCAGCATTTTGAATAAAGACAGGGAATGTTTAGAAACTGACATCTTTATTCAGAGTAGTTCTTTGATTCAGTGGCTGGAACAGAACTTCTTCCTTTAAATATAAGGAAGGTTGAAActagttgaaatatatttaagatcCACTCGAAGACAAGCTAACTCTTCTGATACAATAATAGGAAATTTTTGTCTCAGTCCTAGTTTATAGTTCCAATTCTGATTTATTTGGTCTTATAATTGACTGTAACTTGTCCTTACACTCCCACAttgataaagtaataaaaaaaaaaccaagcagcagtttatttatatttcgcAGGTTAGCTTTTTTctggtaaatacattttactgacaggttactaaaaatgtttctatcccTGCATGAAGTATTAATTATACGCAAAAGTGTTATGTGGATTTGATTGATCTCATTCATGTAGAGGTTTCTTTAGGCAATGTAAATTGTTGCCTTTTCCAagtttacattgtttaaatacatCTCATgtgtctttaaaaacaaacatctattCTCATTATAACAGTCACCATACAATCTTTGCAACACTAAGTCATTCGCTCTCCCAAACCATCCAACAACTTTTTCTGAAAACAAACTTCATTCcagtataaaattttacaataacttgccATCTGAGTCCAAGAAGGCCAATACTTTAGTTTCCTTTCAAAATACACTCAAGttttggttaataaaaaaatatagtacacACTACTTTATAACTGATAAAGATTTGTTGTTCTTTTTATAAGATAGGCATTAGCTCATTCTTAAATGCTATATATTTTGAAGGTTGTTATGCAtgtttatgtctttaaaaataaaacattttaatttgaatatatacagtatggtaaaaaagtcccggaacggtttaatatattttttaccaatatagataaagtaatgagacttggtatatcaataatagccataaatgtctaggtcgagttttatatcaaattaaaggtcttagttagtagaacacattgccgcaaaccggacttcaaaaggttcactctaactgaaatggcggcgttttaaagttattcgtcatttatccaaataagtcattctcttacattaagataacattaatttaataattaaaattgaaaatttagtacttacagttatagaaagtgttcaaaatgttgtccaagtttctcttggcaatagcccaatctgtggtagaagccttcaataactttttgaatcatctcaggaggtatttgatgagtttcctctgttatgcggtgaattagttcttctgtgttggcaggcttagttaaaataaccctttgttttaaataaccccataaaaagaaatcaagagGTTTTAGATCAGGTGATCTAGGTGGCCACTCTATTGCTCCCTACGTCCTATCCAACGATTGCGAAACTCTCTGTCAAGCAGCGCTCGTACTTGTAAAGCATAATGAGGTGGTGccaccatcctgttgaaaccatacTGTGTTATAACTTCGACCCAACACAGCACGTAAAGCCGGTATAATGGTTTCTCTCAACATCAATTCATATGTCACCCCATTCAAATTTCCATTGATTATGAAAGGTCCAACAATATGATTGCCAACAATCCCAGCCCACACGTTAACTTTTTCAGGTTTCTGGGTATGGCTTTCcctcatccagtgaggattgtCGTTCGCTCCAATAACGACAGTTATGCCTACTTACATCGCCATGAAGTGTAAAGGTTAGCttcgtctgaaaatacaacttttgctaAGAAATTTTGATCTTGTACATATCTATTCATCATTGTCTCACAAAATTCCACTCTTCTGTCAAAATCGTCTTCCGAAAGCTCCTGGACCAATCTGACCTTATACGGAtaatattggttttgttttaaaacgtttaacactgAAACATGGCTTATTCCGTGATTAGTTGCTGCAGTTCTTGTTGATGTGTGTGGCTCTTCGATGAAACTTTGTAATACTTCTATGGATGTATTTTCGTCAGTAGCAGATAAAGGTCTACCACTTCTTGGACGGTCTTTAACATTGCCGGGTATCTAGAAATCGTTGGACTGTTCTACAGATGGTAGACTTTGATATTGGTGGCCGGTCCggaaatgtgtcattaaataaatgcacaacttTGTCATATGATCGTACACGGTCACCATACCCCCTCATCATAAGCAGGTTTATTCTCTCAGTCTCAGTCAGAGACATCCCTATCATAAGATTCACAACTAGTtactgttaacaattaaattaaacccaaTCTACACTTTACAAATCTTAACTTAAGATCGACTGTGTAACAGCTCATGaggaaaattaagtttcctgtctaaacgcattctaccctcagaatgataagatacacagttaatgaccctgcagttggactttcaacaggaatgtcaaaaacaactttcactgaatagaaaggatgtaaacactaatgagttttcaagaccaatacactatcccagaaatcccattgttgcaatgaatgttgccaacacagaagaaactaattcatcgcatcacagataaatgacgaataactttaaaaacgccgccatttcagttagagtgaaccttttgaggtccggtttgcggcaatgtgttctaataactaagacctttaatttgatataaaactcgacctatgctgctatttaagaattttgtctgactcctcgtgggtcgtcccccataagggataaaaaagttttaataccttaaaaaactagacatttatggctattattgatataccaagtctcattactttatctatattcgtaaaaaatatattaaaccgttccgggacttttttaccatactgtatTTAAAACACATGTAAAGTTTTGTATTAGTTCATATATTTAGTACTATAGATTTTTTACAGgaaaacagataaaaaaacaatattttctggcAGTAAAAATCGATGTTTCCTACAGTACTGCAGTTACATGCCACTTCTACAACTAGCACCTTTCTCTTCCTGACTATTCTTCCACTGCACAAGTACACTCCATGTAAAAACATATGCTTCACACGGAATTGTATATtagaaacaacatttttcaattaaaatatacatttcatttgctataaaaaatgatttgttaagatatattttttactatgagAATGTGTTAATACATTAacgaattatatataaataaaaataaacactaaagaaataaatagaagGTTTTGATTTTGCTAATGGTAACCttaaaatatgaattgaagagataaaaaaaacagtgtagTGCGAGAGATAATGTGTAGTTTGCAAAAAAAACCTTTAGTATGCAATTTGGTATATATAGGTAGGGTTCTCTTCAATCCTCCTTCAGAAATTCTTTCATCAGACTCACTGTTATAGTCACCgttgtaaaacatattatgttcATATACATTACAGTGAATCAACAAATTATTGCCTGACTTATAATTTGTAAGACTACAAGAAATGTCTCATTCGGTCCTGTTCTCTTTCTCATATATACATTAGTTAGtttcaatacacaaaattacTACTAAACAATTAAGTTCCAATGGTCTTATGGTCTAAGACatcagactttggatctgagttagagatagcgaaTGTTCAATTCCTGTCTTTGACCACAGGGCTGTTTATCAGTACAATTGAACATGTACTGattgtatcgactctctccctgattctgtttgataagatcctcgtataGGCCAGTACTGGTAGATTAAGGCGTACAAGAGGATTGGTCTCTCCTTTTTTAAGACTATAAactaattatacatatttaagacaaaaagaaattgtaaataaaattaaataacatgaataaataaatttgcagtaATTTGCTGTGGAAGTGTGTAATGGTGTGTTAATTAATGCAAATTGTTTATATAAgacataatgtaataaattgagtacctaaaagtttattttaattataacatagaatgaaagagttttaaattttaaaatctaaatgtaaatacaattttattttgtttaattttctaaaatgttgatgttattttgttgattttcttcaattgtgataatattttatagtcaATTTGGTCGTAGAAAAACCTAAAATGCAAAATTGTAGAGGCTTtgaaatttattagtattttacatGTTGTTctaattaaaaagtgtattgtttAAATTAGGTAAAATCATTGTCttaaaaatgtgcaaaaaatTTGTATGGATCTACAAATGTTaccattttagaatttttattaa from Homalodisca vitripennis isolate AUS2020 chromosome 2, UT_GWSS_2.1, whole genome shotgun sequence encodes the following:
- the LOC124355923 gene encoding uncharacterized protein LOC124355923 codes for the protein MRNITDAYQAKSQVHLDEEGNVITEMEEIKTRWKEYFKDLLKEQDILLPEIDLEIPQQVDNFVQPPQEREIDEIIRKMRNNKSPGSDTITAEMLKYGGEELLRVSHELISKVWEQERMPEEWKKGLIIPIYKKGDRRDSARSQRAMLEKLEDIERAVSKVGLTINWEKTKYLKMTRMGQRGVDLEAQRIRWLGHLTRMNDNRVVKKVAEWTPPNTRPKGRPRMRWRDDVVADLRKIGARNWREVVEDRPQWRLLIHQAKTHGGL